GATGGCGAGCCACTTATCTTCTATAGTGGACAGTATGCCCAATTGGAGGTCGCACCAACAACCTCCTAGAAGGTCTGCAAAAGATGTCTCTCGGCGCGGCGTCTTGATGTTTGCGGTGACGGGAATTATCGCGGAATTCGTTTCAATCCAGACGTGAAACGCGCACAGATTCTCTTCGTATTTCGCTCATTACCTTTTCCTGTCAGTTTTTGACTCACCATTGCTTTCTCTCCCTATCCCATGCCGAGGATCCCGGTTTACCGGGGATTGCTAGCCACGATAACGCCTTTGGCACACTGACCCCTCAAATGTAGATATTACCAATCAAAGAAAAACTATAGCAAGGAGAACACAATGGAAAAGGTTCCAATCTGCCTAGTGGGTTGTGGTGGTATGGGGCATCGCCATGTCATGGGGTATAAAGAACTGAAGGACAGCGGCATCGGCAACCTCGATTTAATAGCTGTCTGCGATATTCGACAGGAGAACGCAGAATTGGTGGCGAACGAAGCCGGGCATCTGCTTGGTAGAAGACCGATGGTTTTCACCGATCTAGATCAGGTCCTCGCTCACCCAAATATCGCAGCTGTTGATGTCGTTACGGACGGTTCAACCCATCACGCGGTCGGGGTGCCGGCACTTGAGGCGGGAAAACATACAATGGTTGAAAAACCGTTGGGGATTACGATACGTGCCTGTCAAGCAATGATTGACGCTGCTCAGCGCAGCGGTGCAATACTCGCAACGGCGGAAAATTATCGCCGGGACACGCCCAACCGATTGGTACGAGCGATTATTGATGCAGGGTTGCTAGGCGATCCTTACCTTATGATCCAGACCTCTCTCGGAGGTGGCGATACCATGGCTATCACCCCTTGGCGACACCTCAAGGAGAAAGGTGCGATCGGCTTAGACATGGGGGTTCATTACGCTGACATTATCCGCTACTATATGGGTGAATATAGCGGGATTTTTGGCCGGGGACTTATCGTTGAACCTGTGCGCCGCAAGCCAGACCATGCGGATCATCCGCTAATTTCCTACCGGGAACGCGTCAAGAGTTACCCGGACAGCGTAGAAGCGACCGGTGAGGATTCAGTGATTGCGCTGTACACAATGGAGTCAGGGGCTATTGTTCAACTCTCATATGTTGGCGGCGGACGTGGCAGTCAAGGCTGGGAACGGAGTGTTCACGGCCGCTGGGGCGCTGTGTATGCCCCCGGAGAACGTAACGGCAATCCGGTGGTGCTGCGTTTGGAGGGCCGGGAACTAAAGGGAAAAGAGATTCTATCGCTTCTGCCTCAATTTGAACTCAACGAAATAACGGAACGCTTTTTTGGCAAAGGGGGCGTTGAATATGAACCACCAGTAGACGCGCCTGAGCCCGGAATCGCGGTTGATGCCAAACATCTAGCCATTGAATACCACGATTTCGGTCAGGCAATCCGCAACGGAACAAATCCCGAAGTGGATGGTGAAGGTGGTATGAAAGCGGTTGCTGCAATAGTTGGGGCATACGAATCTGCTCTGGCTAAACGCTCCGTGAGCATGGAAAGTGTATTGTCCGGTGAGGTACGGGAGTACCAAGTGGACATTGATGCAGCACTAGGACTTGATACACCCGTGAATTAGACATTTTCAATCAACCACCCATTTTGAGGAGGAGAAAACCATGGGTTTCACGGTCTATGATTGTCGTAAAGACATCCGCAATATCTTGGTGACCCCGCAGATACGTGCCCGTTTTTGTCGCATGGAGCCGGGACCAGGCTCGCTTGATAAGTATCACACCCACGATTTGGGCCATGAGATCTTTATCATTCTGTCGGGACGGGTAGA
The window above is part of the Candidatus Poribacteria bacterium genome. Proteins encoded here:
- a CDS encoding Gfo/Idh/MocA family oxidoreductase, with the protein product MEKVPICLVGCGGMGHRHVMGYKELKDSGIGNLDLIAVCDIRQENAELVANEAGHLLGRRPMVFTDLDQVLAHPNIAAVDVVTDGSTHHAVGVPALEAGKHTMVEKPLGITIRACQAMIDAAQRSGAILATAENYRRDTPNRLVRAIIDAGLLGDPYLMIQTSLGGGDTMAITPWRHLKEKGAIGLDMGVHYADIIRYYMGEYSGIFGRGLIVEPVRRKPDHADHPLISYRERVKSYPDSVEATGEDSVIALYTMESGAIVQLSYVGGGRGSQGWERSVHGRWGAVYAPGERNGNPVVLRLEGRELKGKEILSLLPQFELNEITERFFGKGGVEYEPPVDAPEPGIAVDAKHLAIEYHDFGQAIRNGTNPEVDGEGGMKAVAAIVGAYESALAKRSVSMESVLSGEVREYQVDIDAALGLDTPVN